The following coding sequences are from one Anopheles bellator chromosome X, idAnoBellAS_SP24_06.2, whole genome shotgun sequence window:
- the LOC131213844 gene encoding probable methylthioribulose-1-phosphate dehydratase isoform X3 — translation MASGRSSIYQDLSEIYDNVINKEHPRKLIPELCKQFYNLGWVTGTGGGISIKLDDEIYIAPSGVQKERIQPDDLFIQNIEGDDLQTPPDYKKLTKSQCTPLFMLAYKDRNAGAVIHTHSPAAVMATLLWPGKEFRCTHLEMIKGIYDYELNRNLMYDEQLVVPIIENTLFEKDLEESMAKALRDYPGTSAILVRRHGVYVWGHNWQKAKTMAECYDYLFSLSVEMHKVGLDSDAVPKRH, via the exons ATGGCTTCTGGAAGGTCATCGATTTATCAAGATTTATCTGAG ATTTATGATAATGTTATCAATAAG GAGCATCCGCGTAAGCTGATTCCTGAGCTTTGTAAACAGTTTTACAATCTTGGATGGGTTACAGGAACTGGTGGCGGTATAAGTATAAAACTGGA TGATGAAATCTACATTGCCCCATCGGGTGTGCAAAAGGAACGAATTCAACCAGATGACCTCTTCATCCAGAACATCGAGGGAGATGATTTGCAGACACCACCTGATTATAAAAA GCTAACCAAAAGCCAATGCACACCGCTTTTCATGCTGGCTTACAAGGACCGCAATGCTGGTGCTGTTATCCATACCCACAGCCCAGCGGCGGTGATGGCAACGCTGCTCTGGCCGGGAAAAGAGTTCCGCTGTACTCACTTAGAGATGATAAAG GGTATTTACGATTACGAACTAAACCGTAACTTGATGTACGACGAGCAACTGGTGGTACCGATTATAGAGAACACATTGTTTGAAAAAGACCTGGAAGAATCAATGGCTAAGGCGTTACGAGACTATCCTGGAACGTCTGCCATTCTTGTGCGTCGCCATGGTGTGTACGTTTGGGGGCACAATTGGCAGAAGGCAAAGACGAT GGCTGAATGCTACGATTACCTTTTCTCATTATCAGTGGAAATGCACAAGGTTGGACTAGACTCGGATGCCGTACCGAAACGGCACTAA
- the LOC131213542 gene encoding uncharacterized protein LOC131213542 isoform X1: MSIKSFNGMFISLLTTTLLMSHIVITNALLKRCYQCRSRSELGSCKDPFLFNATVVENERGVTAVPCASGWCGKVIEGMGSFREDDYDMATQRMCVQRGPSDSEDRCAYTVYNHKKVYMCFCQGDLCNHGTVYSRNTQRTWAIITVGSLLLMLSQRFSL, encoded by the exons ATGTCGATCAAATCGTTTAACGGAATGTTTATCAGTTTATTGACAACGACCCTACTTATGAGCCATATTGTAATAACAAACG CTCTGCTGAAACGTTGCTACCAGTGTCGATCACGAAGTGAACTTGGCAGCTGCAAAGATCCGTTTCTTTTCAACGCGACCGTGGTGGAGAATGAACGTGGCGTTACAGCAGTTCCGTGTGCTTCCGGTTGGTGTGGCAAGGTTATAGAAGGAATGGGATCCTTCCGAGAAGATG ACTATGATATGGCCACACAACGCATGTGTGTGCAGCGAGGACCATCAGACTCTGAAGACCGGTGTGCGTACACGGTGTACAACCACAAAAAGGTGTATATGTGCTTTTGCCAAGGTGATCTCTGCAATCATGGTACTGTCTACTCTCGAAATACTCAACGCACTTGGGCCATTATCACTGTAGGATCACTGCTGTTGATGCTTTCGCAACGATTCTCTCTTTGA
- the LOC131213542 gene encoding uncharacterized protein LOC131213542 isoform X2, protein MSHIVITNALLKRCYQCRSRSELGSCKDPFLFNATVVENERGVTAVPCASGWCGKVIEGMGSFREDDYDMATQRMCVQRGPSDSEDRCAYTVYNHKKVYMCFCQGDLCNHGTVYSRNTQRTWAIITVGSLLLMLSQRFSL, encoded by the exons ATGAGCCATATTGTAATAACAAACG CTCTGCTGAAACGTTGCTACCAGTGTCGATCACGAAGTGAACTTGGCAGCTGCAAAGATCCGTTTCTTTTCAACGCGACCGTGGTGGAGAATGAACGTGGCGTTACAGCAGTTCCGTGTGCTTCCGGTTGGTGTGGCAAGGTTATAGAAGGAATGGGATCCTTCCGAGAAGATG ACTATGATATGGCCACACAACGCATGTGTGTGCAGCGAGGACCATCAGACTCTGAAGACCGGTGTGCGTACACGGTGTACAACCACAAAAAGGTGTATATGTGCTTTTGCCAAGGTGATCTCTGCAATCATGGTACTGTCTACTCTCGAAATACTCAACGCACTTGGGCCATTATCACTGTAGGATCACTGCTGTTGATGCTTTCGCAACGATTCTCTCTTTGA
- the LOC131213542 gene encoding uncharacterized protein LOC131213542 isoform X3 has protein sequence MSIKSFNGMFISLLTTTLLMSHIVITNALLKRCYQCRSRSELGSCKDPFLFNATVVENERGVTAVPCASGWCGKVIEGMGSFREDDYDMATQRMCVQRGPSDSEDRCAYTVYNHKKVYMCFCQGSLLLMLSQRFSL, from the exons ATGTCGATCAAATCGTTTAACGGAATGTTTATCAGTTTATTGACAACGACCCTACTTATGAGCCATATTGTAATAACAAACG CTCTGCTGAAACGTTGCTACCAGTGTCGATCACGAAGTGAACTTGGCAGCTGCAAAGATCCGTTTCTTTTCAACGCGACCGTGGTGGAGAATGAACGTGGCGTTACAGCAGTTCCGTGTGCTTCCGGTTGGTGTGGCAAGGTTATAGAAGGAATGGGATCCTTCCGAGAAGATG ACTATGATATGGCCACACAACGCATGTGTGTGCAGCGAGGACCATCAGACTCTGAAGACCGGTGTGCGTACACGGTGTACAACCACAAAAAGGTGTATATGTGCTTTTGCCAAG GATCACTGCTGTTGATGCTTTCGCAACGATTCTCTCTTTGA
- the LOC131213844 gene encoding probable methylthioribulose-1-phosphate dehydratase isoform X2, which translates to MASGRSSIYQDLSEEHPRKLIPELCKQFYNLGWVTGTGGGISIKLDNYFLFYMHLSCHASLFSDEIYIAPSGVQKERIQPDDLFIQNIEGDDLQTPPDYKKLTKSQCTPLFMLAYKDRNAGAVIHTHSPAAVMATLLWPGKEFRCTHLEMIKGIYDYELNRNLMYDEQLVVPIIENTLFEKDLEESMAKALRDYPGTSAILVRRHGVYVWGHNWQKAKTMAECYDYLFSLSVEMHKVGLDSDAVPKRH; encoded by the exons ATGGCTTCTGGAAGGTCATCGATTTATCAAGATTTATCTGAG GAGCATCCGCGTAAGCTGATTCCTGAGCTTTGTAAACAGTTTTACAATCTTGGATGGGTTACAGGAACTGGTGGCGGTATAAGTATAAAACTGGA taattattttttgttttatatgcACCTGTCTTGTCATGCTTCACTATTCAGTGATGAAATCTACATTGCCCCATCGGGTGTGCAAAAGGAACGAATTCAACCAGATGACCTCTTCATCCAGAACATCGAGGGAGATGATTTGCAGACACCACCTGATTATAAAAA GCTAACCAAAAGCCAATGCACACCGCTTTTCATGCTGGCTTACAAGGACCGCAATGCTGGTGCTGTTATCCATACCCACAGCCCAGCGGCGGTGATGGCAACGCTGCTCTGGCCGGGAAAAGAGTTCCGCTGTACTCACTTAGAGATGATAAAG GGTATTTACGATTACGAACTAAACCGTAACTTGATGTACGACGAGCAACTGGTGGTACCGATTATAGAGAACACATTGTTTGAAAAAGACCTGGAAGAATCAATGGCTAAGGCGTTACGAGACTATCCTGGAACGTCTGCCATTCTTGTGCGTCGCCATGGTGTGTACGTTTGGGGGCACAATTGGCAGAAGGCAAAGACGAT GGCTGAATGCTACGATTACCTTTTCTCATTATCAGTGGAAATGCACAAGGTTGGACTAGACTCGGATGCCGTACCGAAACGGCACTAA
- the LOC131213844 gene encoding probable methylthioribulose-1-phosphate dehydratase isoform X4, producing the protein MASGRSSIYQDLSEEHPRKLIPELCKQFYNLGWVTGTGGGISIKLDDEIYIAPSGVQKERIQPDDLFIQNIEGDDLQTPPDYKKLTKSQCTPLFMLAYKDRNAGAVIHTHSPAAVMATLLWPGKEFRCTHLEMIKGIYDYELNRNLMYDEQLVVPIIENTLFEKDLEESMAKALRDYPGTSAILVRRHGVYVWGHNWQKAKTMAECYDYLFSLSVEMHKVGLDSDAVPKRH; encoded by the exons ATGGCTTCTGGAAGGTCATCGATTTATCAAGATTTATCTGAG GAGCATCCGCGTAAGCTGATTCCTGAGCTTTGTAAACAGTTTTACAATCTTGGATGGGTTACAGGAACTGGTGGCGGTATAAGTATAAAACTGGA TGATGAAATCTACATTGCCCCATCGGGTGTGCAAAAGGAACGAATTCAACCAGATGACCTCTTCATCCAGAACATCGAGGGAGATGATTTGCAGACACCACCTGATTATAAAAA GCTAACCAAAAGCCAATGCACACCGCTTTTCATGCTGGCTTACAAGGACCGCAATGCTGGTGCTGTTATCCATACCCACAGCCCAGCGGCGGTGATGGCAACGCTGCTCTGGCCGGGAAAAGAGTTCCGCTGTACTCACTTAGAGATGATAAAG GGTATTTACGATTACGAACTAAACCGTAACTTGATGTACGACGAGCAACTGGTGGTACCGATTATAGAGAACACATTGTTTGAAAAAGACCTGGAAGAATCAATGGCTAAGGCGTTACGAGACTATCCTGGAACGTCTGCCATTCTTGTGCGTCGCCATGGTGTGTACGTTTGGGGGCACAATTGGCAGAAGGCAAAGACGAT GGCTGAATGCTACGATTACCTTTTCTCATTATCAGTGGAAATGCACAAGGTTGGACTAGACTCGGATGCCGTACCGAAACGGCACTAA
- the LOC131213844 gene encoding probable methylthioribulose-1-phosphate dehydratase isoform X1, with translation MASGRSSIYQDLSEIYDNVINKEHPRKLIPELCKQFYNLGWVTGTGGGISIKLDNYFLFYMHLSCHASLFSDEIYIAPSGVQKERIQPDDLFIQNIEGDDLQTPPDYKKLTKSQCTPLFMLAYKDRNAGAVIHTHSPAAVMATLLWPGKEFRCTHLEMIKGIYDYELNRNLMYDEQLVVPIIENTLFEKDLEESMAKALRDYPGTSAILVRRHGVYVWGHNWQKAKTMAECYDYLFSLSVEMHKVGLDSDAVPKRH, from the exons ATGGCTTCTGGAAGGTCATCGATTTATCAAGATTTATCTGAG ATTTATGATAATGTTATCAATAAG GAGCATCCGCGTAAGCTGATTCCTGAGCTTTGTAAACAGTTTTACAATCTTGGATGGGTTACAGGAACTGGTGGCGGTATAAGTATAAAACTGGA taattattttttgttttatatgcACCTGTCTTGTCATGCTTCACTATTCAGTGATGAAATCTACATTGCCCCATCGGGTGTGCAAAAGGAACGAATTCAACCAGATGACCTCTTCATCCAGAACATCGAGGGAGATGATTTGCAGACACCACCTGATTATAAAAA GCTAACCAAAAGCCAATGCACACCGCTTTTCATGCTGGCTTACAAGGACCGCAATGCTGGTGCTGTTATCCATACCCACAGCCCAGCGGCGGTGATGGCAACGCTGCTCTGGCCGGGAAAAGAGTTCCGCTGTACTCACTTAGAGATGATAAAG GGTATTTACGATTACGAACTAAACCGTAACTTGATGTACGACGAGCAACTGGTGGTACCGATTATAGAGAACACATTGTTTGAAAAAGACCTGGAAGAATCAATGGCTAAGGCGTTACGAGACTATCCTGGAACGTCTGCCATTCTTGTGCGTCGCCATGGTGTGTACGTTTGGGGGCACAATTGGCAGAAGGCAAAGACGAT GGCTGAATGCTACGATTACCTTTTCTCATTATCAGTGGAAATGCACAAGGTTGGACTAGACTCGGATGCCGTACCGAAACGGCACTAA